Proteins encoded by one window of Panicum virgatum strain AP13 chromosome 7N, P.virgatum_v5, whole genome shotgun sequence:
- the LOC120683862 gene encoding peptide methionine sulfoxide reductase A2-1 — MSTGGAASPALAPDADAPAGEGLALAQFAAGCFWSVELVYQRLPGVARTEVGYSQGRRHAPTYRDVCGGGTGHAEVVRVHYDPEAAPYGALLDVFWAKHNPTTLNRQGNDVGTHYRSGIYYYTAEQERLARESLAEKQKEWKDAIVTEVLPARRFYPAEDYHQQYLEKGGQSARKGCSDPIRCYG, encoded by the exons ATgtccaccggcggcgcggcgagcccgGCGCTGGCGCCGGACGCGGACGCGCCGGCCGGCGAGGGCCTGGCGCTGGCGCAGTTCGCGGCGGGGTGCTTCTGGAGCGTGGAGCTGGTGTACCAGCGGCTCCCCGGCGTGGCGCGCACGGAGGTGGGCTACTCGCagggccgccgccacgcgcccacCTACCGCGacgtctgcggcggcggcacggggcaCGCCGAGGTGGTGCGCGTGCACTACGACCCCGAGGCCGCCCCCTACGGCGCCCTCCTCGACGTCTTCTGGGCCAAGCACAACCCCACCACGCTCAACAGACAG ggcaacgACGTAGGGACGCATTACAGGTCGGGGATCTACTACTACACGGCGGAGCAGGAGAGGCTGGCGCGGGAGTCGCTGGCGGAGAAGCAGAAAGAGTGGAAGGACGCCATCGTCACCGAGGTCCTGCCGGCGCGGCGGTTCTACCCCGCCGAGGACTACCACCAGCAGTACCTGGAGAAGGGCGGCCAGTCCGCAAGGAAGGGGTGCAGCGACCCCATCCGATGCTACGGGTGA
- the LOC120682494 gene encoding mitochondrial inner membrane protease ATP23-like has protein sequence MAEEHHGGGASPVLRVEAESSSEQRVASSRGAMSREDCVEGIRSALKHPTVRFLREEMEKAGCQVWPRLIQAATCSTAGGYASREGIKVCCNHMRLQDEINQVIIHELIHAYDDCVTKNMNWRNCAHHACSEIRANHLSGDCHYKRELLRGFMKIRGHEQDCVKRRALMSVKTNPYCSEAASKDAIEAVWNICYNDTRPFDRAP, from the exons ATGGCGGAGGagcaccacggcggcggcgcctccccgGTCCTCCGCGTGGAGGCCGAGTCCTCCTCCGAGCAGCGCGTCGCCTCGTCCCGGGGCGCCATGTCGCGCGAGGACTGCGTCGAGGGCATCCGCTCCGCGCTCAAAC ATCCGACGGTGCGGTTCCTGAgggaggagatggagaaggCCGGCTGCCAGGTCTGGCCGAGGCTCATCCAGGCGGCCACCTGCTCCACCGCAGGCGGCTACGCCAGCCGGGAAGGG ATAAAAGTGTGCTGCAATCACATGAGACTTCAAGATGAGATAAATCAGGTCATTATTCATGAACTGATTCATGCTTATGATGACTGTGTTACCAAGAATATGAATTGGAGGAATTGCGCTCACCATGCTTGCTCTGAG ATTCGAGCCAATCACCTTAGTGGTGATTGCCATTACAAACGTGAATTGTTGCGTGGTTTCATGAAGATAAGGGGTCATGAGCAA GATTGTGTCAAAAGGCGGGCTCTGATGTCTGTCAAGACCAACCCATACTGCTCGGAGGCCGCTTCAAAAGACGCAATTGAAGCTGTATGGAATATATGCTACAATGACACACGGCCATTTGATAGAGCTCCGTAA
- the LOC120683618 gene encoding BTB/POZ and TAZ domain-containing protein 1-like, producing the protein MAALYADLDALRASAADVRIVTSDGQTIAAHSYVLAAASPVLERMIDGARRGGRDGCTVRVLGAPSDAVLAFLHLLYAARAEAAVVAAHGPQLLALAHAYRVGWLKRAAEAAVSARLAPGAAVDMLKLAGLCDAPRLRTACARLAARDLAAVEASDGWRFARRHDPALEQELLQLLEDAARRRERWARGRASREAYRQLAEAMDSLDRIFAAADTADDDACPAGGEPCARKDGACQQGLRLLMRHFAACARKAAPGGCARCKRLVQLFRLHASVCDRPEQGQPCRVPLCSHFAARMQAEKADRTWRLLATKVARARAMARLADRRVPEVVAMSWARYLSSSKWAKLR; encoded by the exons ATGGCGGCGCTGTACGCGGACCTCGACGCCCTCCGGGCGTCGGCGGCCGACGTGCGGATCGTCACCTCGGACGGCCAGACCATCGCCGCGCACTCCTACGTCCTC GCCGCGGCGTCGCCGGTGCTGGAGAGGATGATCgacggggcgcggcgcggcgggcgggacGGGTGCACCGTCCGCGTCCTCGGCGCGCCCTCCGACGCCGTCCTCGCgttcctccacctcctctacgccgcccgggcggaggcggccgtggTGGCCGCGCACGGGCCGCAGCTGCTGGCGCTGGCGCACGCGTACCGCGTCGGGTGGCTCAAGcgcgccgccgaggcggccgTGTCGGCGCGCCTCGCcccgggcgccgccgtcgacATGCTCAAGCTGGCGGGGCTCTGCGACGCGCCGCGGCTGCGGACCGCGTGCGCGCGCCTGGCCGCCcgggacctcgccgccgtcgaggcgTCCGACGGGTGGCGCTTCGCGCGGCGCCACGACCCGGCTTTGGAGCAGGAGCTCCTGCAGCTGCTGGAGGACGCGGCCCGCCGCCGGGAGCGGTGGGCGCGGGGCCGGGCCTCGCGGGAGGCGTACCGCCAGCTCGCCGAGGCCATGGACTCGCTCGACCGCatcttcgccgccgccgacaccgccgacgacgacgcgtGCCCCGCGGGCGGCGAGCCGTGCGCGAGGAAAGACGGCGCGTGCCAGCAGGGCCTGCGGCTGCTGATGCGGCACttcgccgcctgcgcgcgcaagGCCGCGCCGGGCGGGTGCGCGCGGTGCAAGCGCCTTGTGCAGCTCTTCCGCCTCCACGCCTCCGTCTGCGACCGGCCGGAGCAGGGCCAGCCCTGCCGCGTCCCGCTCTGCAG CCATTTCGCGGCGAGGATGCAGGCGGAGAAGGCGGACAGGACATGGCGACTGCTGGCGACGAAGGTGGCGAGGGCCAGGGCGATGGCCCGGCTGGCGGACCGGCGGGTGCCGGAGGTCGTGGCCATGTCGTGGGCGAGgtacctcagcagcagcaaatGGGCGAAGCTGAGATGA
- the LOC120683861 gene encoding Bowman-Birk type bran trypsin inhibitor-like, whose translation MESAQQATALLHQRVAAEIEMEIRGMGTTAVLALLVAGLAAAAAARPSHAGAIIRLPTSGGGRPWECCDFVVRDPDFRPPRWQCNDVAAECPAACSRCEEAPGDGGGYVCRDWVVSLLEPPVCTPRPWDCCDAAVCTREYVPFCRCADEVEACPSNCSVCELAEADPPRYRCLDQFHGYPGPKCTPLPWMGN comes from the coding sequence ATGGAATCAGCGCAGCAAGCCACAgctctacttcatcagcgagtTGCAGCAGAGATCGAGATGGAGATCCGCGGCATGGGCACCACCGCCGTCCTCGctctcctcgtcgccggcctcgccgccgccgccgccgcgaggcccTCCCACGCCGGCGCCATCATCCGTCTCcccaccagcggcggcggccggccgtggGAGTGCTGCGACTTCGTCGTGCGGGACCCGGACTTCCGGCCGCCGCGGTGGCAGTGCAACGACGTGGCGGCCGAGTGCCCCGCCGCCTGCAGCCGGTGCGAGGAGGcgccgggcgacggcggcggctacgTGTGCCGCGACTGGGTCGTGAGCCTGCTCGAGCCGCCCGTGTGCACGCCGAGGCCGTGGGACTGCTGCGACGCCGCCGTCTGCACCAGGGAGTACGTCCCCTTCTGCCGCTGCGCCGACGAGGTGGAGGCGTGCCCCAGCAACTGCAGCGTGTGCGAGCTGGCGGAGGCGGACCCGCCCCGCTACCGCTGCCTCGACCAGTTCCACGGCTACCCTGGGCCCAAGTGCACGCCGTTGCCGTGGATGGGCAACTAG
- the LOC120683860 gene encoding probable long-chain-alcohol O-fatty-acyltransferase 5 isoform X2: MVPGGDLGSLAAVVAAVTACMAYARFAARRLRPGLPRLAALLPVLAVLPLPPLAFRALHPRAISAFFLAWVAEFRLLLLASGQGPLRPSLPLPAFAAVATLPVTLRDPSATAAARRPGLGLAESAAMAALLAAIVSLYRHEERMPRYALLALYSVHVYLALELVLAAAAAAARATMGLDLEPQFDRPYLSASLRDFWGRRWNLSVPALLRQCVFRPVRARLGAPAGVLAAFAVSGLMHEVVFSYLTLRPPTGEAAAFFALHGVCAVAEGWWAARRRWPRPPRALATPLTLAFVGVTGFWLFFPPITRPGADKQVIAESEAMVAFLRGAAGRAVGSARSVLYGRS, from the coding sequence ATGGTGCCCGGCGGCGACCTGGGCAGCCTCGCGGCCGTCGTGGCCGCGGTGACCGCGTGCATGGCCTACGCCCGCTTCGCCGCGCGCCGGCTCCGCCCGGGcctgccccgcctcgccgcgctcctcccGGTGCTCGCCGTCCTCCCTCTGCCCCCGCTGGCGTTCCGCGCGCTCCACCCCCGCGCCATCTCCGCCTTCTTCCTCGCCTGGGTCGCCGAGTTCAGGCTCCTGCTCCTCGCCTCCGGGCAGGGCCCGCTCCGCCCGTCCCTCCCGCTGCCGGccttcgccgccgtcgccacgctCCCCGTCACGCTGCGGGACCCCagcgccaccgcggccgcgaGGCGCCCGGGGCTCGGGCTCGCCGagtccgccgccatggccgcgctgCTCGCGGCGATCGTGTCGCTGTACCGGCACGAGGAGCGGATGCCCCGGTACGCCCTGCTCGCGCTCTACTCCGTGCACGTGtacctcgcgctggagctcgtcctggcggcggccgcggcggcggcgcgcgcgacgaTGGGCCTGGACCTGGAGCCGCAGTTCGACCGGCCCTACCTGTCGGCGTCGCTGCGGGACTTCTGGGGCCGGCGGTGGAACCTCTCCGTGCCGGCGCTGCTCCGGCAGTGCGTGTTCCGCCCCGTGCGCGCGCGCCTCGGCGCCCCCGCGGGGGTGCTGGCGGCCTTCGCTGTGTCCGGCCTGATGCACGAGGTCGTGTTCTCGTACCTCACGCTGCGGCCGCCCACGGGGGAGGCTGCCGCCTTCTTCGCGCTGCACGGGGTGTGCGCGGTGGCGGAGGGGTGGtgggccgcgcgccggcggtggccgcgcccgccgcgcgcgctggcCACGCCGCTCACGCTGGCGTTCGTCGGCGTGACGGGGTTCTGGCTCTTCTTCCCACCCATCACGCGCCCCGGCGCCGACAAGCAGGTGATCGCCGAGAGCGAGGCGATGGTCGCGTTCCTCCGGGGCGCCGCGGGCCGGGCGGTCGGCTCCGCCCGGTCAGTCTTGTACGGCCGCTCGTAG
- the LOC120683860 gene encoding probable long-chain-alcohol O-fatty-acyltransferase 5 isoform X1: MVPGGDLGSLAAVVAAVTACMAYARFAARRLRPGLPRLAALLPVLAVLPLPPLAFRALHPRAISAFFLAWVAEFRLLLLASGQGPLRPSLPLPAFAAVATLPVTLRDPSATAAARRPGLGLAESAAMAALLAAIVSLYRHEERMPRYALLALYSVHVYLALELVLAAAAAAARATMGLDLEPQFDRPYLSASLRDFWGRRWNLSVPALLRQCVFRPVRARLGAPAGVLAAFAVSGLMHEVVFSYLTLRPPTGEAAAFFALHGVCAVAEGWWAARRRWPRPPRALATPLTLAFVGVTGFWLFFPPITRPGADKQTPPSLCDFEQWIDTEIKEDDKRYMEMCKKWEA, translated from the exons ATGGTGCCCGGCGGCGACCTGGGCAGCCTCGCGGCCGTCGTGGCCGCGGTGACCGCGTGCATGGCCTACGCCCGCTTCGCCGCGCGCCGGCTCCGCCCGGGcctgccccgcctcgccgcgctcctcccGGTGCTCGCCGTCCTCCCTCTGCCCCCGCTGGCGTTCCGCGCGCTCCACCCCCGCGCCATCTCCGCCTTCTTCCTCGCCTGGGTCGCCGAGTTCAGGCTCCTGCTCCTCGCCTCCGGGCAGGGCCCGCTCCGCCCGTCCCTCCCGCTGCCGGccttcgccgccgtcgccacgctCCCCGTCACGCTGCGGGACCCCagcgccaccgcggccgcgaGGCGCCCGGGGCTCGGGCTCGCCGagtccgccgccatggccgcgctgCTCGCGGCGATCGTGTCGCTGTACCGGCACGAGGAGCGGATGCCCCGGTACGCCCTGCTCGCGCTCTACTCCGTGCACGTGtacctcgcgctggagctcgtcctggcggcggccgcggcggcggcgcgcgcgacgaTGGGCCTGGACCTGGAGCCGCAGTTCGACCGGCCCTACCTGTCGGCGTCGCTGCGGGACTTCTGGGGCCGGCGGTGGAACCTCTCCGTGCCGGCGCTGCTCCGGCAGTGCGTGTTCCGCCCCGTGCGCGCGCGCCTCGGCGCCCCCGCGGGGGTGCTGGCGGCCTTCGCTGTGTCCGGCCTGATGCACGAGGTCGTGTTCTCGTACCTCACGCTGCGGCCGCCCACGGGGGAGGCTGCCGCCTTCTTCGCGCTGCACGGGGTGTGCGCGGTGGCGGAGGGGTGGtgggccgcgcgccggcggtggccgcgcccgccgcgcgcgctggcCACGCCGCTCACGCTGGCGTTCGTCGGCGTGACGGGGTTCTGGCTCTTCTTCCCACCCATCACGCGCCCCGGCGCCGACAAGCAG ACCCCTCCCTCGCTCTGTGACTTTGAGCAGTGGATTGACACTGAGATAAAGGAGGACGACAAGAGGTATATGGAGATGTGCAAGAAGTGGGAAGCATAG